The genomic region ATGGTATTCCAGGAAACCAAGTTTTTTGTAACTAGAATGTCAAAAACTTTCCTAGCTTCACTTAGTCTTCCACACTTAGCGTACATGTCTATAAGAGCACTCCCTACAACCACATTTGAGTCAAACCCAGGTTTTAGGATGTGGCAATGTGTTTGTTTACCCCACTCGATTGCTGGGATATCGCCACAGATGCTAAAAATGCTAGGATATGTATGAAGATTTGGTTCAAATCCTTCAATCAACATATCCTTTAGAAGCTCAATAGCTTCTCCATGATGTCCATATCTAACATGCCCGGAAATCAGCGCATTCCACGAGATAACatcatgttcatgcatttcctCAAAAGTTTTTGATGATTCCTCAAGAAGCCCACATTTTGAGTAAAAATCCAGAATTGCATTGCCAACGAATATAAAGGAATTGAACCCCATTTTAATGATCAAAGAGTGGAGTTGTGTTCCAACTTCAACGTCCACTGTATCTGCTAATGCTCCAAGTACTGATGAGAATGTTCTTTcactaggtttcaaacccaaaGAATGGAACTTATGGAAAAGATCAATAGCTTCTATTGCTTTTCCTTGTTGAGCACAGCCTCCCATTAGTGCAGTCCAAGCCTGCAACTGTGGCTTATCCACCTCCATAAATGCCTGATGAGCATAGTCCAATTCACCACACTTCGCATAAAGATTTATCAATGCTGTCACAACAAAGTTGTCAAATCCAAGTCCACACTTTATGACAAGGGGATGCACTTGCATCCCAACCTTCAAGTTCTCAAGTGAAGCACAAGCTCCCAACACACTCGCGCAAGAAAATTCATTAACTTCCACTCCATCCTCCTGTGACCTCATGAAAATCTTTAAACCCTCTACATTCTCCCCACATTGACAATAAGAAGAAAGTATTGAAGTCCAAGAAACTAAATCCGGCTTCAAAGTCGCATCAAACACAAGCCGGGCAGATTTCAACAAACCACATTTCCCATACATATTAACCAAACAATTACTAACTTTACCATTCAACTCTTGCTCATGCCTATAAATCCTTCCATGAATCTCCTTACCAGCTCTTGCATCACCTAAACTAGCACAAGCAGATATAGCACCGACATATGTATAATTATTGGGGTCACAACCATCTTTAGCCATTAATCTGAAACAATTCAAGGCTTCTTCTGGCATACCCATTCTGGAATGCCAAGATATTAGAGCAGTCCATGAAACAAGATTTCTTTCAGGCATTGTATCAAACACTTTGCAAGCATCATTTATACGATTAATTTTTAGGTACAACGACATCAAATGGTTATATGTATATGCATCGAGGAAAAACCCAGATGTGATAATCTTGCCATGGACT from Castanea sativa cultivar Marrone di Chiusa Pesio chromosome 11, ASM4071231v1 harbors:
- the LOC142614860 gene encoding pentatricopeptide repeat-containing protein At2g27610-like, with protein sequence MSFAHLLRLFGDTQCVLKGRAVHGKIITSGFFLDAYTYNHLMSLYLKINRINDACKVFDTMPERNLVSWTALISWHSRMGMPEEALNCFRLMAKDGCDPNNYTYVGAISACASLGDARAGKEIHGRIYRHEQELNGKVSNCLVNMYGKCGLLKSARLVFDATLKPDLVSWTSILSSYCQCGENVEGLKIFMRSQEDGVEVNEFSCASVLGACASLENLKVGMQVHPLVIKCGLGFDNFVVTALINLYAKCGELDYAHQAFMEVDKPQLQAWTALMGGCAQQGKAIEAIDLFHKFHSLGLKPSERTFSSVLGALADTVDVEVGTQLHSLIIKMGFNSFIFVGNAILDFYSKCGLLEESSKTFEEMHEHDVISWNALISGHVRYGHHGEAIELLKDMLIEGFEPNLHTYPSIFSICGDIPAIEWGKQTHCHILKPGFDSNVVVGSALIDMYAKCGRLSEARKVFDILVTKNLVSWNTILVGYAQHGFGREALEIYNIMRSNGIKPNGITFLGVLSACGHVGLVEEGWHHFNSMIKDHGISPRTDHLASLVSLFARKGQTKRAFELIRSFPMESNKVVWRCLLSGCKIHKDVALGRYAAEKILSIDPEDTSAHIMLSNIYAEAKMWDEAAQVRKIMKEKVLKKDTGYSWAELKNSIYYFSATHYTQLQETNLHEVLDGLTAQLFDTGYMPDAMFVLHCGE